From Streptomyces sp. TLI_105, the proteins below share one genomic window:
- a CDS encoding 5-carboxymethyl-2-hydroxymuconate Delta-isomerase, producing MPQITVDYSAPLDRRGFALALHPLVVKTVDATLDACKTRFREVEEVVVGGGGTDDVIVHVEIALLSGRTDEAKARLSEAVLHLLPAYLKAGEGVRLSVEVRDLEASYRKV from the coding sequence ATGCCGCAGATCACCGTCGACTACTCCGCCCCCCTCGACCGGCGCGGCTTCGCGCTCGCCCTGCACCCGCTCGTCGTGAAGACGGTCGACGCGACGCTCGACGCCTGCAAGACCCGGTTCCGGGAGGTCGAGGAGGTGGTCGTCGGCGGCGGAGGGACCGACGACGTCATCGTCCACGTCGAGATCGCCCTGCTGTCCGGCCGCACGGACGAGGCCAAGGCGCGGCTCTCGGAGGCCGTCCTCCACCTGCTGCCCGCGTACCTCAAGGCCGGCGAGGGAGTCAGACTGTCCGTCGAGGTCCGCGACCTCGAAGCGTCCTACCGCAAGGTCTGA
- a CDS encoding GNAT family N-acetyltransferase encodes MNAQVTFRQADERDLDLLVELFDGAAHWMVRNGIDQWKPGGKSAEHFRERIAGGEVWLASHEGRAVGAYELWWEDEQAWGPQPPVAGYVHRLMSDREAAPAGTGRALLAHAEGRIAARGRAVARLDCVSSNPRLRTYYEAAGYRVVGEEPGKLGADGTRYGVTLLERPLTRP; translated from the coding sequence ATGAACGCACAAGTGACCTTCCGGCAGGCGGACGAACGCGATCTCGACCTTCTGGTGGAGTTGTTCGACGGGGCCGCCCACTGGATGGTGCGGAACGGAATCGACCAGTGGAAGCCGGGCGGGAAGAGCGCCGAGCACTTCCGGGAGCGGATCGCCGGGGGCGAGGTGTGGCTCGCGTCCCACGAGGGGCGCGCGGTGGGCGCGTACGAGCTGTGGTGGGAGGATGAGCAGGCCTGGGGCCCGCAGCCCCCGGTCGCCGGGTACGTCCACCGGCTCATGTCCGACCGGGAGGCAGCGCCCGCCGGTACGGGACGGGCGCTGCTCGCGCACGCCGAGGGGCGGATCGCGGCCCGCGGGCGGGCGGTCGCACGGCTCGACTGCGTGTCGAGCAACCCGCGGCTCCGTACGTACTACGAAGCCGCGGGCTACCGGGTCGTCGGCGAGGAGCCGGGGAAGCTCGGCGCCGACGGGACCCGGTACGGGGTCACCCTGCTGGAGCGGCCGCTCACCCGGCCTTGA
- a CDS encoding PDR/VanB family oxidoreductase yields the protein MPRFTTVALVAGAALLVRRAVRSRMSTAPLWPMPALDVPVSGYGRGSTVPRKVLVTGRTTPAEGVVELRLEGAGLPAWQPGAHIDLVLPSGLVRQYSLCGDPGDPSAYTVATRLIEDGRGGSREVHEQLHEGVEIEIRGPRNRFPLVDSPAYVFVAGGIGITPVLPMLRAAEAAGADWRLVYCGRSRATMPYLTEIEALGGERVTVVAEDESGFPGLEFLAHLPDGTAVYCCGPDGLADAVGAAMPEGRTPRLERFTAAATTGGTAFEVELRRSGRTLTVAADQSLLSAVREELPGIAYSCRQGFCGTCRQRVLEGEIDHRDELLTDDERDDSMLICVSRCAGKRLVLDL from the coding sequence ATGCCCCGCTTCACCACCGTCGCCCTCGTCGCCGGGGCCGCGCTGCTCGTCCGCCGCGCCGTCCGCAGCCGGATGAGCACCGCCCCGCTCTGGCCGATGCCCGCCCTCGACGTGCCCGTCTCCGGCTACGGCCGGGGCAGCACCGTCCCGCGCAAGGTCCTCGTCACCGGACGCACCACGCCCGCCGAAGGAGTCGTCGAACTCCGCCTGGAGGGTGCCGGGCTGCCCGCCTGGCAGCCGGGCGCCCACATCGACCTCGTCCTGCCCTCCGGGCTCGTCCGGCAGTACTCGCTCTGCGGCGACCCGGGCGACCCGTCGGCGTACACGGTGGCCACCCGCCTCATCGAGGACGGCCGGGGCGGCTCGCGCGAGGTCCACGAGCAGCTCCACGAGGGCGTGGAGATCGAGATCCGGGGGCCCCGCAACCGCTTCCCGCTGGTCGACTCCCCCGCGTACGTCTTCGTCGCCGGCGGCATCGGCATCACCCCCGTCCTGCCGATGCTCCGGGCCGCCGAGGCGGCCGGGGCGGACTGGCGGCTCGTGTACTGCGGGCGGAGCCGGGCCACCATGCCGTACCTGACGGAGATCGAGGCGCTGGGGGGCGAGCGCGTGACCGTCGTCGCCGAGGACGAATCCGGCTTTCCCGGGCTGGAGTTCCTCGCCCACCTGCCCGACGGGACGGCCGTCTACTGCTGCGGGCCCGACGGTCTGGCGGACGCGGTGGGCGCGGCGATGCCGGAGGGCCGGACGCCGCGCCTGGAGCGCTTCACGGCCGCCGCGACGACCGGCGGCACCGCCTTCGAGGTCGAACTGCGCCGCTCCGGGCGCACGTTGACGGTGGCGGCCGACCAGTCGCTCCTGTCGGCGGTCCGCGAGGAGCTGCCCGGCATCGCGTACTCCTGCCGGCAGGGCTTCTGCGGCACCTGCCGACAGCGGGTCCTGGAGGGCGAGATCGACCACCGCGACGAGCTGCTCACCGACGACGAGCGGGACGACTCGATGCTGATCTGCGTCTCGCGCTGCGCGGGGAAGCGGCTCGTCCTGGACCTGTGA
- a CDS encoding TetR/AcrR family transcriptional regulator — MTTGVRRRMGVEERKQQLIGVALELFGHRSPDEVSIDEIAAAAGISRPLVYHYFPGKQSLYEAALRRAADELAARFVEPPRGPLGARLLRVMGRFFDFVDEHGPGFAALMRGGPAVGSSTTNAMIDEVRQAAYEQILAHLAVEKPSARLELVVRSWVSLAESTALLWLDGRRVPRAELELQLVHDFAALAAVSAAYDAEMAEILIRILADEPADGPFGDLVARLAALVPQAPSVVPDQTLR, encoded by the coding sequence ATGACGACCGGGGTGCGCCGCAGGATGGGCGTCGAGGAGCGCAAGCAGCAGCTGATCGGGGTGGCCCTCGAACTCTTCGGCCACCGCTCTCCCGACGAGGTCTCCATCGACGAGATCGCCGCGGCCGCGGGCATCTCGCGGCCGCTGGTCTACCACTACTTCCCCGGCAAGCAGAGCCTCTACGAGGCGGCGCTGCGGCGGGCTGCGGACGAGCTGGCGGCCCGCTTCGTGGAGCCGCCGCGCGGGCCGCTCGGGGCGCGGCTGCTGCGGGTGATGGGCCGGTTCTTCGACTTCGTGGACGAGCACGGGCCGGGCTTCGCGGCGCTGATGCGCGGCGGGCCCGCCGTCGGCTCGTCCACGACGAACGCCATGATCGACGAGGTACGGCAGGCCGCGTACGAGCAGATCCTGGCCCATCTGGCGGTCGAGAAGCCCTCCGCCCGGCTCGAACTGGTCGTCCGCTCCTGGGTGTCGCTCGCCGAGTCGACGGCGCTGCTGTGGCTGGACGGCCGCCGGGTCCCGCGCGCGGAGCTGGAGCTCCAGCTGGTGCACGACTTCGCCGCGCTGGCGGCGGTGAGCGCCGCGTACGACGCCGAGATGGCGGAGATCCTCATCCGGATCCTGGCGGACGAGCCGGCCGACGGGCCCTTCGGGGATCTGGTGGCCCGCCTCGCCGCGCTGGTGCCGCAGGCCCCGTCCGTCGTGCCCGATCAGACCTTGCGGTAG